The sequence below is a genomic window from Desulfonatronum thioautotrophicum.
GGATCAGAAAAAATCTCCGGGCTGATGGGCCGGTTGGGGTTGCAGGAGGGCGAGGCCATCGAGAACCGGATGGTCTCCAGGGCCATAGAGAACGCCCAGCGCAAAGTGGAAGCCCACAACTTCGAAATTCGCAAGCAGTTGCTGGATTTTGACAACGTGATGAACCAGCAGCGGGAAGTGATCTACACCCAGCGCCGGGAGATCATGGCCAGCAAGGACCTGGAGGAAATGGTCGAGTCCTTTGTGCATGATCTGGTGGAGGACGTTTATGCGCCGTTGCAGGACAAGGACGTGGCTGACGAGGCTCGTCAGGAAGTTATGGCTCGGCTTGGTGAAATATTCGGCCTGGGGCGGGTGCATCCCTTGCCCGAGGACAAGCTGCCCAGCCAGGAAGAAACCCTGAATCTGGTCAGGAATGTGCTGGACAAGCTGAAGACGGACGCTGGTCAACATTATCAGGAAATTCTTCGCTATTTCCTGCTGGACAGCCTGGATCGGGACTGGAAGGAACACCTGCTGAGCATGGACGGCCTCCGGGACGGGATCGGCCTGCGGGGCTATGGACAGAAGGATCCCAAGCAGGAATACAAACGCGAGGGATTTGAGCTCTTTCAGACAATGCTGCACCTGATCAAGGAACACACCTTACGTAACCTGTGCCACCTCCGGCTGAACGTTGTCCGTGAGGAACAGTTCCAGCACGAAGAAAAGCCCCAAAAACTGCAATACTCCAGCACGGAACAACGGGCTCCAGCGGCCAAAGAGCCTGTTCGGAGGGAACAGCCCAAGGTTGGACGCAACGAACCTTGCCCCTGCGGCAGTGGGAAAAAACACAAGAAGTGCTGTGGGGCCGCCGGTTGAGGCGGATGATCAGGTTGCGGAGGACGCTGGAGATAGTTCCCTAGGACTGCAGTTCCCCGGATTCCTTTTTGTGGCGATACATGTCTGGATTGATGTTTTGAGAGCCCGGACCGCCGCACTCCGGGGTATAGCAGGTCACGTCAATGAAAGCACACTTTTGTTGGCAAGCAGGACAGGTTTCCGGAGGAGTTTCGGCTTCGAGGGTGTTCTGACAATTGCTGCATTTGAAGTAGGGCATGGTAGGCTCCTTGGAGTTGTTTGTTGTAGGGAAGTTAAATGTTCCCGAATTACCGCATGGGTAGGGATGTCATGGGGTTGCGGTTCCGGGACATTGGTGCGCTCAACAAGCCATGAAACAGACCAGGCATCTCACTTCGGAATCTGATCAGACATGCACAGTGAGGGGATAGAATGGAAGAAAAGCTCTGGTACATCAAAAGTGCAGCC
It includes:
- a CDS encoding rubredoxin-like domain-containing protein, whose product is MPYFKCSNCQNTLEAETPPETCPACQQKCAFIDVTCYTPECGGPGSQNINPDMYRHKKESGELQS